CTGCCAGTTGGGATTGTTATTGTATGCATTAAGTTCCATTCTCTATTCCTTTATTGGATTTTTAATTACGCACATACCTGATCTTTTTATCGTTTCTGGTAATGCATACGGGCCCAATGAAAAGTGTTCTCGGATGTTTCAAAATAGCGGGACATTCAAAAGTATTAATTGGGAGATATAATATTGAGTGACTGTTGTAAACTGTTATTCTGGACTAATCCAAGGGCACCAAACTGTATGCCAGTGTGTTCCTCTGTGCCAATCAACTTTGTCCTTGAGTTCATCTCAAGACGACATATTTACTGAGGATCTTTAGAAAACTtctactgtttaaaaaaaaaaaaaaaaatcttgggtGTTCAATTTATTTGCTGTGTTTATTTGTCACGCTGTCATTCCACAAATAGCCTTGCTGTATGAGTGCCTTGGACGTGGGACCAAAATAACAGTTCTTTCCTGAAAGACCCTAAATGAAAGTATTTAtaatatctactgtatattgCTATTTCTGAGGTGGTGGCATTATTTCATATTGATGAAATGTATTTAGTTTTGTTCTTTGACTGGGATGATGTTATTGTGCAGTATGTAGCTACTTGCATTGAATGTGTTGCTGTGTGTATGCTCTGGCTTTGCTGATTATGACCAGGTTCATGCCATCCATGTTTTGAACTTTGGGGAGAGTTTAGGGCAGTTTTTTTTTGTATGAATATTTATCCATTTTGGACATTTTGAGAGGATCAAGGTAGATTCAGCATTATGGTGTTTCTGAACTTTCTGCAGTTGACTGGATGGACCTTCTGTTCTTTATCCTGGCTTCTGTATTGTTCcaatgatttttttttatgtattcagCTGGCCTTGATTTGTATATTCACCAATGATGTTTACACATTTTTAGGTTGAGCACACTTTCTTTCTATACTCACAATTAAACCATCATAACAGGTTTCCACCACCACATCATGCCATTGACACTGCCTGAGACAATCTCTGCTGTTCTAAGATCAAATAGATAAATGACCTGTATCTCATCTATGGCTGCGTTTACAGCTATACTGTGAGTGAATTAATAAATGATTATACTGAAACCATGTCACGTTAATTTGTCTGCCTTTTTTTATTGAATAACACAATGTAAATAAAATTGAAAATGGGCCATTTGTGTCAAGACAAACAGGGAGAATATTTCTTTATAGGCTATTAGGAACCTTTGCAGTTAGTTCCCGATGAATTTCTGCCGCGGTTCACTGAGGGTGACTCCTCCCTCTTTCATTGCTGTCCGGAAAGACTGAACCTGAaaaagagaaacacacacaaacactattttactaagcaagtcagttaacacgTTCTTATgatggacaatgctgggccaattgcgtgCCAACCTATGGGatgcccaatcacagccggttgtgatacagcctggatttgaactgtagtgacgcctctagcactgagatgcagtgccttaggccacTCGAGAGCCCTGGGGGTATACTACAAATCAAGCTAGATGGACTCAGGCTTTTCTGAAATTAGCTAGGTTTAGTTATTGccacattccagctcaggcttcatccatGCTACAAATGTAGATATTTATAGTGCACCCGCCGGCTTACTCAAGCTGGATTTGTAATTGCGCGTTCATGTCGCACATGGCTACTCGAACGCTTCATTGTGActgctgaaacatcaatccacGGGCCAGTTAGTGCCACATTTTCGTTTGTGCCGAAATCAAAATGAAAAAGGTTCACCTGCAAATTCAGCATGCTATGGTATGAAAGTATCTTgtgtgcttatcaatgcacaagTCCCCTTTTCCCCACTCCAATCGATTAAAGAATTTtattaaccgatcgctgcagctgtacatagtctattggtaaatagcccacccttttcacctacctcatccccatactgtttttatttatttacttttctgctcttctgcacaccaatatctctacctgtacatgaccatctgatcatttatcactccagtgttaatctgcaaaattgtaattatttgcctacctcctcatgccttttgcacacattgtatatagaccccccctttgttttctactgtgttattgacttgttaattgtttactccatgtgtaactctttgttgtatgctcacactgctatgctttatcttggccaggtcgcagttgcaaatgagaacttgttctcaactagcctacctggttaaataaaggttaaataaaaaaataaataaaaaaaaagtcAAAAGAAAAAGTTTAAgtcagaggcgtcactacagaccctggttcaattcctggctgtatcacaaccggccgttattgggtgtcccatagggcggcgcacaattggcccagtgttgtccgggttacgCTTCGATCACACCGAAGTTgcgttttggtacaccagaattacattctaagcgttagggtttggcccggggtaagccgtcattataaataagaatttgttcttaactgacttgcatagttaaataaaagttcaaatAAAATGACAATGTGTAATATGCATTTGAATATTACTCTTAAACATTTTATCAATAAAATATTTAAAGCTGCCATATGTAACCCCACCAAATTcacagatctgtcattctcattgaaagcaagtctaagaaacgGTACAGCCACAGAATAGACATGTCACTGGaagtataaatgtgaagcatccgcttgttgtttccactcactaccaaatatggtagaaTTGCGATATTGCACATTCGCACTTCACAGAGTAGACGTGATAGCAGCACAAAACAcgatacaaacattattgggcacagacaacggGAAAGAAGGTagaaacaatacatcacacaaagcagccacaactgtcagtaagagtgtccatgattgagattttgaatgaagagattgagataaaactgtccagtttgagtgtttgttgcagctcccATGTCCCAggacctgtacacaattcctgtaagctaaaaatgtcccagttcttccatggcctgcatactcaccagacatgtcacccattgagcatgtttgggatgctctagatCGACGTGTATGACGGCGTGTTCCAGTacccgccaatatccagaaacttcacaCAGCTTTTGTtgaggagtgggacaatattccacaggccacaatcaacagcctgatcaactctatgcgaaggagatgtggcacagtgcatgaggcaaatggtactctcaccagatactgactggttttctgatccactccccaacgttttttaaggtatctgtaaccaaccatctttattcccagtcatgtgaaatccatagattagggcctaatgcatttatttcaattgactgatttccttatatgaactgtaactccatCTTTGAAAattgttgcgttcatatttttgttcagtattcttTGATTGGTCCTCAACTCACGGCTCAAACGCTTCATTCAGGATATGTTAAGTGGAGTTAGCAGGTTAGCTACGAATAATTAATTGCCATAGAAATTGACCTGGCTAAAAGGTGGACCTAAGTTACCTCGCCTAACTCCTCAAACCAGATTTATAGTATCTGGATCTTCCTAAACTTGGCTGTATCCAACTACTCAACAAGATGAAGCccatttctcacacacacacacctctgtactCACAGCATTCTACTTGTACTGTCAAAGGATGTCACAACCCCCCCCACCCGTACTTACAGCATCAGAGCGATACTGCCAGGGGATGTGTCTGTACACCATCCTAGTGATGCCAGCTTGATGACACCTCTGTGCTAGTACCTCACCCACAGCCTGGCTGGCTGCCACACAACGGGTAGAACCCAGCTCACGCTTCAGGGCCCACTCTTTGGTGGAACACGACAGCACAGGGACTGCATCACCGTTGGCAAACACCTCAGCTGTTACATAGTGCTGGGAGCGAGAGAAAACtaacctgaaggaggagagaagagtggggGAATCGGTGGAAAAGCAAGGGGTAAGGGCATGAAGACAGATGGCAGAGAAGAGTAGGGGAAAGACAAAAGGGGTTAtaaaatgagtgtcaatctgTATGTCTGCCTATCTAGTGTCAATCTCTTCATCCAAAGTATGAAAACACAGAtccttacttagatgtgtgtattgttgtgaaattgttagatattactgcactgttggaactagaaacacaagcatttcgctacacccgcaataacatctgctaaatacgt
Above is a genomic segment from Oncorhynchus kisutch isolate 150728-3 linkage group LG19, Okis_V2, whole genome shotgun sequence containing:
- the mrpl18 gene encoding 39S ribosomal protein L18, mitochondrial — protein: MAVLGDLNRTVRLLLGQIQRCGQSGSAINQYQKSVRCMSLAAPKLQPTVDDNEAVSPTFVNRNPRNLEQMALAVKDRGWRTTWPSQKFYHRLVFSRSQHYVTAEVFANGDAVPVLSCSTKEWALKRELGSTRCVAASQAVGEVLAQRCHQAGITRMVYRHIPWQYRSDAVQSFRTAMKEGGVTLSEPRQKFIGN